One segment of Porticoccus hydrocarbonoclasticus MCTG13d DNA contains the following:
- a CDS encoding inactive transglutaminase family protein, with protein MMSSKLQILLVAGLLIAVGLGLTLYKTIELDFPLLPGEKQDVWTLESKITFNPGDGPVEIALALPETQAGWVMLDEYFASSGFGFSVEDDAGKRQAKWTRQSQEHPTTLYYKLQVYRADISGLGASRVPSVVSPELSNDRRTAMERVVSSLRERSSGPVSFTALLLQQLAQGGMDQDAAFLFGTREATDLTVAMDVLSFAGIPSQRVRGVYLEDGRRRQQMSTLLEVFDNGSWYLFDPTTAKPGLPENFFVWQRGERFVLDVIGGTSSQLEFAIVKNTLPVKTVLSMEQQAGDKLMLDFSIYALPVEQQGMFKGLLLLPVGALVVVLLRVMVGIRTSGTFMPILIALAFIQTSLITGLVIFLTVVSAGLWIRSYLSHLNLLLVARITAVVILVILIMATLSIVTYKMGFEQALTVTFLPTIILSWTIERMSILWEEEGAHEVLIQGGGSLLAAILAYLLMTMELVAHLTFNFPELMISLLGVVLLLGKYTGYRLSELYRFRYLRKDWQ; from the coding sequence ATGATGTCTTCCAAGCTGCAAATTTTACTGGTGGCCGGTTTATTGATCGCTGTCGGTCTGGGATTAACGTTGTATAAAACGATTGAGCTGGACTTCCCACTGTTGCCGGGTGAAAAGCAGGATGTCTGGACACTGGAGTCCAAGATCACTTTCAATCCGGGTGATGGTCCGGTGGAAATTGCACTGGCACTGCCGGAAACCCAGGCGGGCTGGGTGATGCTCGACGAATATTTTGCATCCTCCGGATTCGGTTTTTCGGTAGAAGATGATGCGGGAAAGCGGCAGGCAAAGTGGACGCGTCAGTCCCAGGAACACCCCACGACGCTCTACTACAAGTTGCAGGTTTATCGTGCGGACATCTCAGGGCTGGGAGCCAGCAGGGTGCCCTCAGTGGTATCTCCCGAGCTCAGCAATGATCGGCGGACTGCCATGGAGCGTGTGGTATCCAGCTTGCGGGAACGCTCCTCCGGTCCGGTCAGTTTTACGGCACTACTGCTACAGCAGCTGGCCCAGGGCGGGATGGATCAGGATGCAGCGTTTTTGTTTGGAACCCGTGAGGCAACAGATCTGACCGTGGCCATGGACGTGCTCTCTTTTGCCGGGATCCCCTCCCAGCGAGTGCGAGGGGTGTATCTGGAAGACGGTCGCCGTCGCCAGCAAATGTCGACGTTGTTGGAGGTGTTTGATAACGGTAGTTGGTATCTGTTCGATCCCACTACAGCAAAGCCCGGTTTGCCAGAAAACTTTTTTGTCTGGCAGCGGGGTGAGCGGTTCGTGCTCGATGTAATCGGCGGCACCAGCTCGCAGCTGGAATTTGCCATCGTTAAAAATACCCTGCCTGTTAAAACCGTGTTGTCCATGGAGCAGCAGGCAGGGGACAAGCTGATGCTGGATTTCTCGATTTATGCCTTACCGGTGGAGCAGCAGGGCATGTTCAAAGGCTTGTTACTGCTGCCCGTGGGCGCACTGGTGGTGGTGTTACTCAGGGTGATGGTGGGAATTCGCACATCGGGTACCTTCATGCCGATTCTTATTGCACTGGCATTTATTCAGACTTCGCTAATTACCGGATTGGTGATCTTTCTGACTGTTGTGAGTGCCGGGTTGTGGATTCGATCCTACCTCTCCCATCTCAACCTACTGTTGGTGGCCAGGATCACGGCTGTGGTCATACTGGTAATCCTGATCATGGCAACCCTGAGTATCGTTACCTACAAAATGGGTTTCGAACAGGCGCTCACTGTGACGTTCCTACCGACAATAATCCTGTCCTGGACTATTGAGCGGATGTCGATTCTATGGGAAGAGGAGGGTGCACACGAAGTGTTGATTCAGGGGGGTGGCAGTCTGCTGGCGGCGATTCTCGCCTATCTGTTGATGACCATGGAGTTGGTGGCACACCTGACGTTTAATTTCCCCGAGTTGATGATCAGTCTGCTGGGTGTGGTGTTGTTGTTGGGTAAATACACGGGTTACCGACTGTCAGAGTTGTATCGTTTCCGTTATCTGAGAAAGGACTGGCAGTGA
- a CDS encoding molybdenum cofactor guanylyltransferase yields MSNCRGLILAGGLSTRMGSDKAALRRNHQTMKDFSRALLSALGLDVVVAGGASGIPDLIPGVGPLAAIYSVLHTIKPSALLVLPVDMPLLTTTVLGVLLEEGEKAGVPVCYEGCYLPLYLPVTQSLRDYLDMAFTEGSDQPRSLKRMLAALNGRQLPITDTDALLNANTPEEWQRVVRMLDDVD; encoded by the coding sequence ATGTCTAATTGTAGGGGTTTGATTCTGGCCGGGGGGTTGTCAACGCGAATGGGTTCAGACAAGGCCGCCTTGCGACGCAACCACCAGACGATGAAAGATTTTAGCCGGGCGTTACTCTCTGCGCTTGGTCTTGATGTGGTCGTGGCGGGTGGAGCTTCAGGCATTCCCGACCTGATTCCCGGGGTCGGCCCACTGGCAGCTATCTATTCTGTCCTGCACACTATAAAACCCTCTGCGCTTCTGGTCCTTCCTGTGGATATGCCCCTGTTGACCACAACAGTGTTGGGAGTATTGTTGGAGGAGGGTGAGAAAGCTGGTGTGCCTGTCTGTTATGAGGGCTGTTATCTGCCACTATACCTGCCAGTTACACAATCCCTGCGAGACTATCTCGATATGGCTTTTACGGAAGGCAGCGATCAACCGCGTTCCTTGAAGCGTATGCTTGCCGCACTGAACGGTCGACAATTGCCCATCACAGATACCGATGCGCTGCTTAATGCCAATACGCCCGAAGAGTGGCAACGAGTGGTAAGGATGCTGGATGACGTTGATTGA
- a CDS encoding c-type cytochrome — MNQLKKLSVFGAALLLVAGMAGCGSEEQEVKLTAQQEKDMSERLAPAGEVVLAGNVPEPTKVASAGPRSGEDIYNSKCVACHSSGAGGAPKTGVASDWSPRIDQGMDVLYANAINGIRGMPAKGLCMDCSEDEVKAAVDYILEKSK, encoded by the coding sequence ATGAACCAATTGAAAAAGCTGAGTGTGTTTGGCGCTGCTTTGCTACTGGTCGCAGGTATGGCCGGTTGCGGTTCTGAAGAGCAGGAAGTGAAGCTGACTGCCCAGCAAGAGAAGGACATGTCCGAGCGTCTCGCACCTGCCGGTGAAGTGGTTTTGGCGGGTAACGTACCTGAACCGACCAAAGTCGCTTCAGCTGGGCCTCGCTCCGGCGAAGACATTTACAACAGCAAGTGTGTTGCCTGTCACTCCAGTGGAGCAGGTGGTGCGCCAAAAACCGGTGTGGCCAGTGACTGGTCCCCCCGTATTGATCAGGGCATGGATGTACTCTATGCCAATGCCATCAACGGGATTCGCGGTATGCCGGCGAAAGGCCTGTGTATGGATTGCTCCGAGGACGAGGTTAAAGCAGCTGTGGACTATATCCTAGAGAAGAGTAAATAA
- a CDS encoding alpha-L-glutamate ligase-like protein → MKFISPGELRRLGVLGMNSRNVNYIAATNERHRFPLVDDKLKTKRLAQDHGMRVPKLFGVLSIQHEIQSLEKTLEGLERFVIKPAHGSGGKGILVVCERRAQEFVKSSGTVINLRDVKRHTSNILSGLYSLGGRTDVAMIEDMIIFDPLLSDFSYEGVPDIRVIVYRGFPVMAMMRCATHASDGKANLHQGAVGVGLDIETGFSVCAVQNNVRVDKHPDTGIGFKALQLPHWQEILDLACGCYEMTGLGYFGADIVLDKYRGPMILELNARPGLAIQIANQAGLEKRLQAIDRLEAVDRSIAERTELARTMFAQKPDHV, encoded by the coding sequence GTGAAATTCATTTCTCCGGGTGAATTGCGTCGGTTGGGTGTGCTGGGCATGAACAGCCGTAACGTGAATTACATTGCTGCCACCAATGAACGCCACCGGTTTCCATTGGTGGATGACAAGCTGAAAACCAAACGCCTGGCACAGGACCATGGTATGCGTGTCCCGAAACTGTTCGGGGTCCTCAGTATTCAGCACGAAATACAGAGTTTGGAAAAGACCCTTGAAGGGTTGGAACGTTTCGTAATCAAACCTGCCCATGGCAGTGGTGGCAAGGGGATATTGGTGGTTTGTGAACGCCGAGCTCAGGAGTTCGTCAAGTCCTCCGGTACGGTGATTAATCTGCGCGATGTAAAGCGCCATACCTCCAATATTCTCAGTGGTCTCTACAGTCTTGGTGGGCGAACGGATGTGGCAATGATTGAAGATATGATTATCTTTGATCCCTTGCTCAGTGATTTCAGCTACGAGGGGGTCCCGGATATCCGGGTGATCGTGTATCGGGGGTTCCCAGTGATGGCGATGATGCGCTGTGCAACCCATGCTTCGGATGGTAAAGCCAACCTCCACCAGGGTGCCGTGGGCGTTGGGCTGGACATCGAAACCGGTTTTAGTGTCTGTGCGGTTCAGAACAACGTCAGAGTCGACAAGCACCCTGATACAGGCATTGGCTTTAAAGCCCTTCAATTGCCCCATTGGCAGGAGATCCTCGATTTGGCCTGCGGTTGTTACGAAATGACTGGCCTGGGTTATTTCGGTGCGGATATTGTGCTCGACAAGTACCGGGGGCCGATGATTCTTGAGCTCAACGCCAGGCCGGGTCTGGCCATACAGATTGCCAATCAGGCCGGGTTGGAAAAACGATTGCAAGCCATAGATCGGCTTGAGGCTGTTGATCGGTCCATCGCCGAGCGGACGGAACTGGCGAGAACAATGTTCGCTCAGAAACCGGATCATGTATAA